The following proteins are co-located in the Arctopsyche grandis isolate Sample6627 chromosome 3, ASM5162203v2, whole genome shotgun sequence genome:
- the LOC143909107 gene encoding uncharacterized protein LOC143909107 — MAPIITGLLDEAPAATPASTPAAEAYSGAEIEVARIAVRVPPFWDEAPELWFARLETQFPCALIKSDEAKFATVVGLLDNKFLPLIRDILLEQAKGNRYETTKRRLVEAFSDSHDNRINRLMANLQISDSRPSDLWFHMKATAGNTCSTDFLRVMWTRRLPVPVQSALATMTTTNIKELTAVADRVFETQRPVDVFQLSAAPSASALAPASATAPAPAEYPSTAPCPHVDAFSRTHAPPAPHRSSVEARLRNCEDWIASADQSMQEIKQMLRAQERRGPKNSNRGPHNKTTFDTCRFHQRYGNRSFRCEPPCSFKKAGNE; from the coding sequence ATGGCGCCCATCATCACAGGCCTTCTCGACGAGGCCCCCGCCGCCACCCCCGCCTCTACCCCCGCGGCAGAAGCCTATTCAGGAGCAGAGATAGAAGTGGCGAGGATAGCCGTGCGCGTTCCGCCCTTCTGGGACGAAGCGCCCGAGCTGTGGTTCGCACGACTCGAAACGCAGTTTCCGTGCGCGCTCATCAAGTCGGACGAGGCGAAATTCGCCACGGTCGTGGGACTCCTCGACAACAAGTTCCTCCCGCTCATCCGAGACATCCTTTTGGAGCAGGCCAAGGGAAACCGTTATGAAACTACCAAAAGAAGATTGGTAGAGGCGTTCTCGGACAGCCACGACAATCGCATCAACAGACTGATGGCGAATCTTCAGATCAGCGACAGCCGACCATCAGACTTGTGGTTCCACATGAAGGCGACCGCGGGCAACACGTGCTCGACAGATTTCTTGAGAGTCATGTGGACGCGAAGACTTCCAGTTCCCGTGCAGTCGGCGCTCGCAACGATGACGACGACCAACATAAAAGAGCTGACGGCGGTCGCAGACCGCGTTTTCGAGACACAGCGGCCGGTCGACGTTTTCCAGCTAAGCGCTGCCCCCTCAGCCTCCGCCCTCGCCCCGGCTTCCGCTACCGCCCCCGCTCCCGCGGAATACCCCAGCACCGCACCGTGCCCGCACGTGGACGCCTTTTCACGCACCCACGCACCTCCAGCACCACACCGTTCCAGCGTAGAAGCTAGGTTGCGGAACTGCGAAGACTGGATAGCCTCGGCAGACCAGAGCATGCAGGAGATTAAACAAATGCTGCGCGCGCAAGAGCGAAGAGGACCGAAGAATTCAAACCGCGGCCCCCATAACAAGACAACGTTCGACACGTGTCGGTTCCATCAGAGGTACGGTAACCGCTCGTTCAGATGCGAACCACCGTGCAGTTTCAAGAAAGCGGGAAACGAGTAA
- the lin gene encoding protein lines homolog: MVLRDKHRAAEPNCPTMASDQPLKKKQRTQPPDPQCEGGGGGFCIERQDASRSEDSVDCAAIANRNSAENFQLFAGHSLNSAPSTSEVANGIHNPHYPFSVQTLDGFNAYNPSTDTRSKNDNSNGRVSYQSLDFLQEHLVKQCLCSVSDEYLRTPFSSRLNISEWPPDEILLFLSNLQLLFDVYLKQNYKGHICTKLMDVCNMLVRNEHDWLGEVVHLSDHHSKFVNFIACRVVSSFLILAKNNIDHEWLQIIMDNTYLFDTFNFITINKINFSLDIIKRVVEWKDIDQHPLEDSAYINTSNPVRSHDEPGGSGLGASSSSAADTPIYDNHLQNAFSNLHTTNATTSPQADDSNSNDPEPSGSSSHHHIPDDQIESNLISPVDNIILSSPARMTHFNHIEQDVTPERCRIITLTDSESFDTAHVKCLTIKCLERHWPKLVENVKQLLTRYINLSNSEDCILTFLTLWENIISVKANLSVVDTKPFYMDFQSFVELLRYTHLPSLIYTQLLSLFNEVLCYGSTLALQDVLPEETCTLAHSIVRFVKDFRLLNGIRLRHNQTGFNFIGFDSPVFVSYNLDQTSDSAQSTSIALNESYDSTQSASPLVRSSACETDKTMLQKMVLLVLKSVAVTVKEMRCDSSDSSIDSTDYNAIQDMQMVERSIRDVLKKLDVFLKTTLNFLPDSPFTKILIHLFSDQDDYLIESMVCTLDITVGIVYRNSVFPDLIPMLNPIASFIEFLEVVSYHSDILLDYLVSNETCFLLYLLRFLKYVRKNWSKFVASCRGVGSGTDGLDNTMAVLTRLRLQINRLVTLSLFPYNIGPVLKLLERCEDLYEGNELS; this comes from the coding sequence ATGGTTTTACGCGACAAACACCGTGCGGCAGAGCCCAACTGTCCCACAATGGCTTCGGACCAGCCGCTGAAGAAAAAACAACGGACGCAGCCGCCCGACCCTCAGTGCGAGGGTGGCGGCGGCGGCTTCTGCATAGAGAGGCAAGACGCTTCCAGGAGCGAAGACTCGGTCGACTGCGCCGCCATTGCCAACAGAAATTCCGCCGAGAATTTCCAACTGTTCGCCGGACACTCGCTAAACAGTGCGCCGTCCACTTCGGAAGTCGCCAACGGCATCCACAACCCACACTATCCGTTCAGTGTTCAGACTTTAGACGGCTTCAACGCCTACAATCCGTCCACGGACACGCGGTCGAAAAATGACAATTCGAACGGTCGCGTGTCCTACCAAAGTCTCGATTTCCTTCAAGAACATTTGGTAAAACAGTGCCTTTGTAGTGTAAGTGACGAGTATTTAAGGACACCTTTCAGTTCTAGACTCAATATATCCGAGTGGCCTCCCGATGAGATCTTACTGTTTCTATCGAACCTGCAGCTACTCTTCGACGTATATCTAAAGCAAAATTATAAAGGCCACATCTGTACTAAATTAATGGACGTATGCAATATGCTCGTGAGGAACGAGCACGACTGGCTCGGCGAGGTCGTTCACTTGTCGGACCATCACAGTAAATTCGTTAACTTCATAGCGTGTAGGGTCGTTTCTAGTTTTCTGATTTTAGCCAAAAACAACATAGACCACGAATGGTTGCAAATTATCATGGACAATACCTACCTGTTCGACACTTTCAACTTCATAACCATAAACAAAATCAACTTCAGCTTGGACATCATCAAAAGGGTGGTCGAGTGGAAGGACATCGACCAGCATCCACTCGAAGATAGCGCTTACATTAATACCTCAAATCCTGTAAGATCACACGACGAACCCGGCGGCTCGGGACTCGGTGCGTCTTCGAGCAGCGCAGCAGACACTCCCATATACGACAACCATTTACAAAACGCCTTCTCAAACCTTCACACTACCAATGCTACTACCTCACCACAAGCTGACGATTCCAACTCGAACGATCCCGAACCCAGCGGCAGTTCGAGTCACCATCACATACCAGACGATCAGATAGAATCGAATTTAATATCTCCCGTCGACAATATCATCCTTTCGAGCCCGGCACGCATGACCCATTTCAATCATATCGAACAAGACGTCACACCGGAGCGGTGTAGAATCATCACACTCACCGATTCCGAATCGTTCGACACCGCACACGTCAAATGTCTCACTATCAAGTGTCTGGAAAGGCATTGGCCCAAATTAGTGGAGAACGTCAAGCAATTGCTGACGAGATATATCAACCTTAGCAACTCGGAAGACTGCATATTAACGTTTTTAACATTGTGGGAGAATATAATCAGCGTCAAAGCCAACTTGTCGGTGGTGGACACCAAACCGTTCTATATGGATTTTCAAAGTTTCGTTGAACTGCTTCGATATACTCATCTACCGTCGCTGATTTACACCCAACTCTTGAGTCTTTTCAATGAGGTCCTCTGCTATGGGTCGACGCTGGCCCTCCAAGACGTGCTACCCGAGGAGACGTGTACGCTCGCTCATTCAATAGTTAGATTCGTTAAAGATTTCCGTCTCTTGAACGGCATCAGGCTGAGGCACAATCAGACCGGTTTCAATTTTATAGGCTTCGACAGTCCCGTATTCGTCTCGTACAATCTCGATCAGACAAGCGATTCCGCCCAGTCAACTTCTATTGCTTTGAACGAGAGCTACGACAGTACGCAGTCTGCGAGTCCTCTCGTCAGAAGCTCGGCTTGCGAAACCGACAAGACGATGCTTCAAAAGATGGTCCTGCTCGTTTTGAAATCGGTGGCCGTCACCGTGAAGGAAATGAGATGCGATTCGTCAGACAGTTCCATCGATTCCACCGACTATAACGCCATCCAAGACATGCAAATGGTGGAACGGTCGATACGAGACGTGCTCAAAAAGTTGGACGTATTCTTGAAGACGACGCTTAATTTTTTACCTGACAGTCCTTTCACGAAGATTCTGATACATTTGTTCAGCGATCAGGATGATTATTTAATAGAATCGATGGTGTGTACGCTCGACATCACCGTCGGGATCGTTTATAGGAATTCCGTGTTTCCCGATCTTATACCGATGTTGAATCCGATAGCTTCGTTCATTGAGTTCTTAGAAGTCGTCTCTTATCACAGCGACATCCTGCTCGATTACCTGGTCAGCAACGAGACTTGCTTTCTGCTGTACTTGTTGAGGTTTCTCAAGTACGTTCGGAAAAACTGGTCGAAATTCGTCGCTTCGTGCCGCGGCGTCGGATCCGGGACGGACGGGCTCGACAACACCATGGCCGTCCTGACCCGACTACGGCTGCAGATCAACCGACTCGTCACCCTCTCACTCTTCCCATACAATATAGGCCCCGTGCTGAAGCTGCTCGAAAGATGCGAGGATCTATACGAAGGCAACGAGCTTAGCTGA